GGAAGACGGTGATTTCTGTTGCCACAGGAAATGAGGGAGCAGCCGGACATCATTTTTCATCACGAATTGCACAAAGAGAGACCTTAAACGTGGAGATTGCCATAGGTGGTGATACCAATACCCTCTATATGACGCTATGGAAGAATTTTGTCGATACCTTTACCTTTACTCTGGTGTCTCCCAGCGGAAGAATCTCCCCGGTGATTCTTCCCACTCAGAGCTTAACCAGCTTTACGCTGGATAATGTTACGGTGACCGTATTCATTCGTCAGCCTACTCACTATAATCCGGCACATGAAATCTATTTTCGATTTCAGGCTGTAGACGGCGTGATCCCCCAGGGGCTTTGGCGGCTGACCATTACCGGGAATCAGGTTGTGGATGGCAGATTCGATATCTGGCTGCCTACCATCGAAGATGTTTCTGAGGATATTTCCTTTTTAAATCCCAGCCTGGAAACTACCCTGACGCTTCCTTCCACCGCACTAAATGTCATTTCGGTGGGAGGGTACAATGCAGCCATCAATACTAGTGCAGATTTTTCGGGAAGAGGATATACCAGAAACAACGTCTATGTAAAACCTGATCTTGTAGCCCCTGCGGTGGGCATCAGAACGTCGCGGACAGGGGGCGGCTACGATGTTGTTACAGGAACCAGTTTTGCGGCGCCCTTTGTTACAGGCTCCGCCGCACTCATGATGCAATGGGGCATTGTCAGCGGTAACGACCCATTTTTATATGGGCAGCGGGTAAAGGCTTTTTTACAAAAAGGAGCCAGGCGCGTGCCCACTTTGGTATATCCAAACCCGATTTGGGGTTATGGGGCACTTTGCCTCAATGGTTCTATGGACTTTCTTGTAGAATATCAGAGAGGAGGGATTACCATATGACCACTTGGACAGTGGATCCGCAGATTACCGCCTTTCTCGAGCATCCGGATACCATCGATTTTATCACCTTGCAAAGTGAAGTACTCATGGGAGGACTTGTGGGAAATCCCAACGTTTTTTTTACGCAGACACTCTTAGGAAGATACATTGTAGGCTATACCAATCGTCAGAATATCAGTCTGATCATCCAAACCATGGGAGCGAGTTTTATCAATTCATTTCCTTACGTAGTGGGTCTTCTGGATATTCGGACCTTGGAGGAGTCCGGCATCATTCAAGTACAGCAGAATCCTTATCTTGATTTGAAAGGCAGAGGGGTTCTCGTGGGGTTCGTTGATACGGGAATTGATTATACACAGAACACTTTTATCTATGAGGATGGAACCAGTAAAATTCAGTATATATTTGACCAGACAGGGAGCGGAAACACGCCAGAGGGGTTCTATCTCGGGACCGAATACAACAACCAGCAGATTAATGATGCGCTGCGTGCGGAGAATCCCTATGATATTGTTCCTCAGCAGGATACGGTGGGTCACGGAACGTTCCTGGCTTCTCTGGCTGCAGGCAGGGCAGACGGTCAGGGATTTCTTGGTGCTGCGCCGGATGCAGAGCTGATTGTGGTAAAGCTGAGGCCGGCAAGGCCTTACTTTCGGGAATATTATCTCGTACCGCCAGAACAGGAAAATGCATATGAGTCCAGTGCTGTAATGGTTGGAATCGAGTATATTCTGACAAAGGCAAGAGAACTCAACAGGCCAGTGGTAATTTGCATTGGCGTTGGTACAAATTTAGGCGGCCACGACGGGTTTAGTTTGTTTGAGCAATATATCAGCGAGGTGGCGGGTTTAAGGGGTGTCTGCGTGTGCTCCGCAGCAGGAAATGAAAATCAGGAAGGGCACCATATGGAGAATACTCTGACTGCCACAGGAGAGCAGCAGAACATTGATATCCGAGTGGGCGACAATGCGGGAAATATCTACGTTTCCATATGGAGCTCCGCCTCGGACCGCATCTCTGTTGCGGTGCGCTCTCCAACAGGAGAGCTTGTGGGATTTCTGCCTGCAAGGTCCGGCGCTGTATTGGATTCCCGGCTGGTATTAGAGCAGGCGGGGGTATCCATTGCATACTATTTTCCTGTGGAAGGCAGCGGGAGTCAGCTGTCAACGGTGAGAATTTTTAATGCCACGCCCGGTATCTGGACCATCATTGTAAGAGGAGATATTGTTCTAAACGGGAATTATCATGCATGGCTTCCCATCACAGGTTTTGTATCGCCTACAGTCGAGTTCTTAACACCGTCGCCTTATACCACCGTAGTTGTTCCCGCCACTTCCTTCGGTATCATCACTTGCGGCGCCTACAACAGCGCTTCCGATAGCCTGTTCATCCATTCCTCCTGGGGGCCTTCCCGGCTTCCCCTGCTCACTATGGATCTGGTCGCACCTGGTGTAAATGTAGGTGGGATCTATCCTACAGGACCCGGGACCATGAGCGGAACCAGCGTAGCAAATGCAACCGCTGCGGGTGCATGTGCCCTCCTGCTGCAATGGGGGATAGTGGACGGGAATGATGTTGCAATGAGTTCGTTTCAAGCCAGAGCGTATTTAATCCGTGGCTGCGTGAGAAATGAAAATATAACATACCCTAATCCCCAATGGGGATATGGCAGACTTAATCTGTTGCAGACCTTCTATCTGATGCGGCAGGTATAGCCCGGGAAATTGAGATCCAGTCCGGCATTGCCATTTGCCGGGAGCCTGGGAACGGAGCCCAATTAAAGGGGTGATTAAGGAGATGAGGTGTGGCCTTCATGAATGTGAATACGTTGGAAAATACAACCGTACCAAATAATGAATTTATGTATCATCCGGACACCATGGATTTCCTGGTAAGAAGAACCGAATATATCACAGACTTCCTTGAGACAAATCCAAATATCGTGCAGACTCAAACGCTTATGGGAAGATACATCATTGCTTACACAGACCGAAGGAACAACGATATGCTGATGGATTTCCTTGGATCAAGCTACGCAAATTCCACGTCACTTATCTGCGGACTTCTGGACAGAGAAAGTCTTGAAGCGGCAGGAATCTATCAAGTTCAGCAACAGCCTTTTCTGAATCTAAGAGGAAGAGGCGTTTTAGTCGGATTCGTAGATACGGGGATCGATTATACCAAGGAAACCTTTATCAATGAATTCGGATTCAGCAAAGTGCAATATCTCTACGATCAGACCATCCCCGGCACTCCGCCGGAGGGGTTTCTGATGGGCACGGAATATAACAACATACAGCTCAATGCGGCATTGCGGTCCGAAGATCCTTACTCCATCGTTCCTTCGAGGGATACAGTTGGACACGGAACCTTTCTGGCATCCATTGCTGCCGGCCGCCAGACCCAGGACGGATTTGTGGGCGCAGCACCGGAGGCGGAACTGATTGTGGTAAAGCTAAGAAAGGCAAGACCATTCTATTTGGAACGGTTTCTCGTTCCTCCTGAGCAGGAAAACGCCTATGAATACAGCGATATCATGATCGGAATCGAATATATTATGGCCAAGGCGCAGCAGCTGGGAAGACCTGTTTCAATCTGCATTGCACTGGGAACGAATCTTGGCAGCCATGATGGATTCAGCATCTTTGAGGAATATATCAGCGATGTTTCCAGCCTTAGAGGAGTCTGTGTCTGTACTGCAGCAGGCAATGAGAGTCAGGCACGGCACCATACCCAGGGAGTGCTGACAAGTCAGAATGAGGAACAGAATATCGATATCAGAGTGGGCGAAAATGCAGGAGATTTCATGATTTCTCTATGGAACAATGCTTCGGACCGAATGTCAGTTTCGGTCCGGTCTCCGACAGGCGAGGTGGTGGGAAGGGTACCGGCAAAGGCCGGGACGCAGTTCTCCGCGAGATTGGTCATGGAACGGGCAAGGGTGATGATTGAGTATTACTTCCCTTTAGAAGGGAGCGGAAGTCAACTCACTGTCATCAGCATCTTCAATGCCACCCCGGGAATCTGGACTATTGTGGTACATGGAGACATTGTCCTTGACGGAACCTATAATGCCTGGCTGCCTTTGACCGGATTTGTTTCTCCGACTGTAGGCTTTCTTTCCCCGTCCCCTTATATGACTGTGGTCGTTCCGTCAACGGCCATCGGGGTTATCTGCTGTGGTGCCTATAACCCCAGAACAGAGAGCCTGTATTTGAACACCTCCTGGGGACCCACAAGAGCCATGACTTTAAAACCTGACTTTGTGGCGCCCGGTGTGGAGGTGGGAGGAGTCTTTCCCAGCGGGCCAGGCCGAATGACCGGAACCAGCGTTTCCTGTGCACTTGCAGCAGGAGCAAGTGCCCTGCTCTTGCAGTGGGGAATCGTTCGAGGAAACGAGGTTTCCATGAGTACCTATCACATCAGAGCGTATCTCATTAGAGGCTGCTCCAGAAGTGAGACTATTACCTATCCAAATCAGCAATGGGGTTATGGCAGCTTGAACCTGATGCAGACCTTCAGCTTGATGAGGGAACTGTAGCGTTTATAGGAACAAAGCCGGATCAGTGGTATGGTGGAACACATCATGCAACTGATCCGGCTTTTGTGATATGGTCACAGAACATAACCGTTTCTTTTTATACAATAGACACACTGAATACGATTTTCAAAACTTGCTAAGTGATATGAAAACAGTATCAAAACTCGAGTATGAAAGAAAAGAGGTTATGTAAAATGAGTATATTCGGTTCGTTTAAGAGAGAAGCAAATGAAACGGTTTTGCAGGACAAAAAGAATCTGTCGCTGATGGTGAAAAAAAGTAAATGTCCGCAGAACCATCCCTGCCCATCGGTTAGAGTCTGTCCCGTGGGTGCCTTGGTCCAAAGGGGATATGATGCCCCCTCCGTGGATGAGGAAAAATGCATCAAGTGCGGAAAATGTGTTCGGTTCTGCCCCATGAAGGCATTGGTTATGGAATAGGAGGTAGGTCATGCTGATTAAATCAATTGCAGGAATTGTGATTGGAGCTTTGCTGGGATTCGCTTATTATAAGCTGGTGGGCTGCTCTACGGGAAGCTGTCCCATCACAGCAAGTCCATACAACTCCACAATTTACGGGGCGGTAATGGGGCTTCTGATCGGGGCGTCCAGTTAGGAGAGAAACGGAAAATAACAGAGCCGGACAGAATTTGCAGGTTCCGTCCGGCTCTGTTATTTTATTATAAGCTGCTTTGGGAGTGGGCCAAAACGGATCAGCAGATCACATTTTGGCCCTCATATGTTTGAACTTATTCCTTTAGCATGGAGAGGATAGCATCCTTTTGTTTTGCTCCCACTGATGTCTTGACCAGCTCTCCGCCTTTCATCACAGCCAGTGTGGGTATGCTCATCACTCTGAACTTCGCTGCCAGCTCCGGTTGCTCATCCACGTTGACTTTACCAACCTTGGCATGGGTGACCTCACCAGCGATTTCATCAATAACCGGTGAAACCATTTTGCAGGGTCCGCACCAGGATGCCCAGAAATCCAACAGGACCGGCTTTTCAGATTTTAGAACTTCATTTTCAAAATTTTCCATCGTGATTGTCAATGCGCTCATTTTTCTATCTCCTTTATTTTTAGCAATGCAGGTACGCACTCTGGCGGCATTTGCTTTTATAGTTTTGGCGTTTATAAATACTTTCTGTCTCTATTATATACGCTGAGAAATACAATTCCGTAACTTAATCACAGAACAATCT
This genomic window from Clostridiales bacterium contains:
- a CDS encoding S8 family peptidase, encoding MNVNTLENTTVPNNEFMYHPDTMDFLVRRTEYITDFLETNPNIVQTQTLMGRYIIAYTDRRNNDMLMDFLGSSYANSTSLICGLLDRESLEAAGIYQVQQQPFLNLRGRGVLVGFVDTGIDYTKETFINEFGFSKVQYLYDQTIPGTPPEGFLMGTEYNNIQLNAALRSEDPYSIVPSRDTVGHGTFLASIAAGRQTQDGFVGAAPEAELIVVKLRKARPFYLERFLVPPEQENAYEYSDIMIGIEYIMAKAQQLGRPVSICIALGTNLGSHDGFSIFEEYISDVSSLRGVCVCTAAGNESQARHHTQGVLTSQNEEQNIDIRVGENAGDFMISLWNNASDRMSVSVRSPTGEVVGRVPAKAGTQFSARLVMERARVMIEYYFPLEGSGSQLTVISIFNATPGIWTIVVHGDIVLDGTYNAWLPLTGFVSPTVGFLSPSPYMTVVVPSTAIGVICCGAYNPRTESLYLNTSWGPTRAMTLKPDFVAPGVEVGGVFPSGPGRMTGTSVSCALAAGASALLLQWGIVRGNEVSMSTYHIRAYLIRGCSRSETITYPNQQWGYGSLNLMQTFSLMREL
- a CDS encoding YtxH domain-containing protein, producing MLIKSIAGIVIGALLGFAYYKLVGCSTGSCPITASPYNSTIYGAVMGLLIGASS
- a CDS encoding S8 family peptidase; protein product: MRRWESFDRQQNCEVGNMANGVPIIFDETGLGIAQTGLIEVIVKFHGDILEVGRQLGIDIEILTSNYAIASMDVAQLPAFYGFPEVEYVELPKNLTFFLEESLRISCITQVQSPTSFGLTGSGVIVGIIDSGIDFTHPDFINPDGTSRILFLWDQTVAGNPPAGFSYGTEFPNERINEALASGSPFTIVPSLDVAGHGTAVAGVAAGNGRASGGTLRGTAPDAALIIVKLGHSANENFTRSTEVMRAIKYIIEKATALNMPVSINLSYGTNNGSHDGTSLFETFINTMADQWKTVISVATGNEGAAGHHFSSRIAQRETLNVEIAIGGDTNTLYMTLWKNFVDTFTFTLVSPSGRISPVILPTQSLTSFTLDNVTVTVFIRQPTHYNPAHEIYFRFQAVDGVIPQGLWRLTITGNQVVDGRFDIWLPTIEDVSEDISFLNPSLETTLTLPSTALNVISVGGYNAAINTSADFSGRGYTRNNVYVKPDLVAPAVGIRTSRTGGGYDVVTGTSFAAPFVTGSAALMMQWGIVSGNDPFLYGQRVKAFLQKGARRVPTLVYPNPIWGYGALCLNGSMDFLVEYQRGGITI
- a CDS encoding 4Fe-4S ferredoxin; protein product: MVKKSKCPQNHPCPSVRVCPVGALVQRGYDAPSVDEEKCIKCGKCVRFCPMKALVME
- a CDS encoding S8 family peptidase translates to MTTWTVDPQITAFLEHPDTIDFITLQSEVLMGGLVGNPNVFFTQTLLGRYIVGYTNRQNISLIIQTMGASFINSFPYVVGLLDIRTLEESGIIQVQQNPYLDLKGRGVLVGFVDTGIDYTQNTFIYEDGTSKIQYIFDQTGSGNTPEGFYLGTEYNNQQINDALRAENPYDIVPQQDTVGHGTFLASLAAGRADGQGFLGAAPDAELIVVKLRPARPYFREYYLVPPEQENAYESSAVMVGIEYILTKARELNRPVVICIGVGTNLGGHDGFSLFEQYISEVAGLRGVCVCSAAGNENQEGHHMENTLTATGEQQNIDIRVGDNAGNIYVSIWSSASDRISVAVRSPTGELVGFLPARSGAVLDSRLVLEQAGVSIAYYFPVEGSGSQLSTVRIFNATPGIWTIIVRGDIVLNGNYHAWLPITGFVSPTVEFLTPSPYTTVVVPATSFGIITCGAYNSASDSLFIHSSWGPSRLPLLTMDLVAPGVNVGGIYPTGPGTMSGTSVANATAAGACALLLQWGIVDGNDVAMSSFQARAYLIRGCVRNENITYPNPQWGYGRLNLLQTFYLMRQV
- the trxA gene encoding thioredoxin; the encoded protein is MSALTITMENFENEVLKSEKPVLLDFWASWCGPCKMVSPVIDEIAGEVTHAKVGKVNVDEQPELAAKFRVMSIPTLAVMKGGELVKTSVGAKQKDAILSMLKE